The Rattus rattus isolate New Zealand chromosome X, Rrattus_CSIRO_v1, whole genome shotgun sequence genome has a window encoding:
- the LOC116888031 gene encoding prolactin-3D1-like, producing the protein MSTPKASTKVQKDLASLKLADHNEAMRPRPYKFTCQYFGPEWDINFAKRSWMKDRVLPLCHTASIHTPENREEVHEMKTEDFLNSIINVSVSWKEPLKHLVSAVTALPGASVSMGKKAVDMKDKNLIILEGLQTLYNRTQAKVEENFENFDYPAWSGLKDLQSSDEDTHLFAIYNLCRCFKRDIHKIDTYLKVLRCRVVFKNECGVSTF; encoded by the exons ATGTCTACACCTAAAGCATCCACAAAAGTTCAAAAGGACCTTG CCTCCCTGAAATTAGCTGATCATAATGAAGCAATGCGCCCAAGGCCTTACAAGTTTACCTGCCAGTACTTTGGGCCAGAATGG gATATAAATTTTGCCAAGAGAAGTTGGATGAAAGACAGGGTACTTCCCCTGTGTCACACTGCTTCCATCCATACTCCAGAGAATCGAGAGGAAGTCCATGAAATGAAA ACTGAAGACTTCCTGAACTCAATCATCAATGTTTCAGTTTCCTGGAAAGAACCTCTGAAACACTTGGTGTctgcagtgactgctcttccaggagctTCTGTTAGTATGGGGAAAAAAGCTGTTGATATGAAGGACAAGAATCTTATAATTCTGGAGGGACTTCAGACCTTATACAACAGG ACTCAGGCTAAAGTtgaagaaaattttgaaaattttgactaccctgcctggtctggactcaAAGACTTGCAGTCATCTGATGAAGACACTCATCTTTTTGCCATTTATAACCTGTGCCGCTGCTTTAAAAGGGACATCCATAAGATTGACACTTATCTCAAAGTCTTGAGGTGCCGAGTTGTCTTTAAGAACGAGTGTGGAGTGTCCACCTTTTGA